In one window of Pantanalinema sp. DNA:
- a CDS encoding phosphatidate cytidylyltransferase: MSPETSPFDLKRPKFRLRVITSLVAVVLAVALIWFAEWPMAVFVFVLSIFANRELYWLFEEKGYHPARYLGTAASLSIIVVTALTGTQYHAPFMVASFVLACLFLIVRSAPWFPYWNVMGKAEDGQPGGQMGTISDVATTFLGIVLTGWLPSYIPLLRQLQYPDPAHRLAMPHLGMGITFLYFGAIIATDVGAYLIGKSLGRRALIGPLSPKKTVEGSLGGILLAVAASALVGWGFHLHILHCMALGAVISVVAQISDLTESMIKRDAGKKDSGDIIPGHGGVLDRADSYLLSGAVAYYYLFYIWHVVY; this comes from the coding sequence ATGTCGCCCGAAACCTCGCCCTTCGACCTCAAGCGCCCCAAGTTCCGGCTGCGGGTGATCACCTCGCTCGTCGCCGTCGTGCTGGCCGTCGCCCTGATCTGGTTCGCCGAGTGGCCGATGGCGGTCTTCGTCTTCGTGCTGTCGATCTTCGCGAACCGGGAGCTGTACTGGCTCTTCGAGGAGAAGGGCTACCATCCGGCGCGTTACCTGGGTACGGCGGCCTCGCTCTCGATCATCGTCGTGACGGCGCTGACGGGGACCCAGTACCACGCCCCCTTCATGGTGGCGAGCTTCGTGCTCGCCTGCCTCTTCCTCATCGTTCGCTCCGCCCCGTGGTTCCCGTACTGGAACGTGATGGGCAAGGCCGAAGACGGCCAGCCCGGCGGGCAGATGGGCACCATCTCGGACGTGGCGACCACGTTCCTGGGGATCGTGCTGACCGGCTGGCTTCCGAGCTACATCCCGCTCCTGCGCCAGCTGCAGTACCCCGACCCGGCCCATCGCCTGGCCATGCCTCACCTGGGGATGGGGATCACCTTCCTCTACTTCGGGGCGATCATCGCGACCGACGTGGGCGCTTACCTGATCGGCAAGTCCTTGGGGCGCCGAGCGCTGATCGGCCCGCTCTCGCCCAAGAAGACCGTCGAGGGATCCCTGGGGGGCATCCTCCTGGCGGTGGCGGCCTCGGCGCTCGTCGGCTGGGGCTTCCACCTCCACATCCTTCACTGCATGGCCCTTGGCGCCGTGATCAGCGTGGTCGCCCAGATCAGCGACCTGACCGAGTCGATGATCAAGCGCGACGCGGGCAAGAAGGACTCGGGGGACATCATCCCGGGCCACGGCGGGGTGCTGGACCGGGCGGACAGCTACCTGCTGTCCGGGGCGGTCGCCTACTACTACCTCTTCTACATCTGGCACGTCGTGTACTGA
- the frr gene encoding ribosome recycling factor, which produces MLKDVIAEAEGKMKKAVSRINQEFAAIRTGRAAPAILDRIEVEYYGSMTAVKAIASVSTPDARTLAIQPFDRAALTAIERAILKSDLGLTPTNDGQSLRIGFPPPTEERRRDLVKLAKKEAEEGKVAIRNVRRDEQDKIKGAEKKSEITQDDAKRLQDQLQKLTDRYVAEIDKALSSKEAEIMEV; this is translated from the coding sequence ATGCTTAAAGACGTCATCGCGGAAGCCGAAGGCAAGATGAAGAAGGCGGTCTCCCGGATCAACCAGGAGTTCGCCGCGATCCGCACCGGCCGCGCCGCCCCCGCGATCCTCGATCGCATCGAGGTCGAGTACTACGGCTCCATGACCGCCGTCAAGGCCATCGCCTCGGTCTCGACCCCGGACGCGCGCACCCTGGCGATCCAGCCCTTCGACCGCGCCGCCCTCACGGCCATCGAGCGGGCCATCCTCAAGAGCGACCTGGGCCTGACGCCGACCAACGACGGCCAGTCCCTGCGCATCGGCTTCCCCCCTCCCACCGAGGAGCGCCGCCGCGACCTGGTCAAGCTCGCCAAGAAGGAGGCCGAGGAGGGCAAGGTCGCCATCCGCAACGTCCGCCGCGACGAGCAGGACAAGATCAAGGGCGCCGAGAAGAAGAGCGAGATCACCCAGGACGACGCCAAGCGCCTCCAGGACCAGCTCCAGAAGCTCACGGATCGCTACGTCGCCGAGATCGACAAGGCTCTCTCCTCCAAAGAAGCCGAGATCATGGAGGTCTAG
- the pyrH gene encoding UMP kinase: MSNGLKYKRILLKLSGEALMGAQGYGIDPVVIRQIADEVKGLVDQGLELALVVGGGNIFRGLAASAKGMDRSTGDYMGMLATVMNSLALQDGLEKAGVDTRVQSAIEMREVAEPFIKRRAMRHLEKGRVVIFAAGTGNPYFTTDTAASLRAVEIGAEVLLKATKVDGVYDSDPAKNPNAVKYQQLNYMEVLSKELKVMDSTAISLCKDTGLPIIVFNLNEPGNIERVVRGEPIGTYVGGIPTHA, translated from the coding sequence TTGAGCAACGGTCTCAAGTACAAGCGCATCCTCCTCAAGCTGAGCGGCGAGGCGCTCATGGGCGCCCAGGGCTACGGCATCGACCCGGTGGTGATCCGCCAGATCGCCGACGAGGTCAAGGGCCTGGTGGATCAGGGCCTCGAGCTCGCCCTGGTCGTGGGCGGGGGCAACATCTTCCGCGGCCTGGCGGCGAGCGCCAAGGGCATGGATCGCTCCACCGGCGATTACATGGGCATGCTCGCGACGGTCATGAACTCGCTGGCCCTGCAGGACGGCCTCGAGAAGGCCGGCGTGGACACCCGCGTCCAGTCCGCCATCGAGATGAGAGAGGTCGCCGAGCCCTTCATCAAGCGCCGGGCGATGCGCCACCTCGAGAAGGGGCGCGTGGTCATCTTCGCCGCCGGCACCGGCAACCCCTACTTCACCACCGACACCGCCGCCTCGCTGCGCGCCGTCGAGATCGGCGCCGAGGTCCTCCTCAAGGCGACCAAGGTGGACGGAGTCTACGACTCGGACCCCGCCAAGAACCCGAACGCAGTCAAGTACCAGCAACTCAACTACATGGAGGTCCTCAGCAAGGAGCTCAAGGTCATGGACTCCACGGCCATCTCCCTGTGCAAGGACACCGGGCTCCCCATCATCGTGTTCAACCTAAACGAACCCGGCAACATCGAGCGCGTCGTGCGCGGAGAGCCCATCGGCACTTACGTAGGAGGCATTCCCACCCATGCTTAA
- the tsf gene encoding translation elongation factor Ts produces the protein MDISASLVKDLREKTGAGMMDCKKALTEVGGDLDKAVELLRKKGLAAAAKKAGRIASEGAVGSYLTADGRVGALVEVNCETDFVARNEEFVAFVKDVAQQAAEKATTETGVGADLLAQPSVAEAGQTLNEVLNTKVAKIGEKIDIRRFARYTAEGTNLVGTYIHLGGKIGVLIELISDKDISTSGDAQELARDLAMQVAASSPAFVSRTEVPAEQTEAERRILSEQDEIKAKPEAVRGKIVEGRINKYFEQVCLLEQPFIKEPGKSVTDVINERASKLGAKMSVKRFARFVLGEGIEKKVEDFAAEVAAQMGK, from the coding sequence GTGGACATTTCCGCTTCGCTCGTCAAGGATCTCCGTGAGAAGACCGGCGCCGGCATGATGGACTGCAAGAAGGCCCTCACCGAAGTCGGTGGTGATCTCGACAAGGCCGTCGAGCTGCTCCGCAAGAAGGGCCTCGCCGCCGCCGCCAAGAAGGCCGGCCGCATCGCGAGCGAGGGCGCCGTGGGCTCCTACTTGACCGCCGACGGCCGCGTGGGCGCGCTGGTCGAGGTCAACTGCGAGACCGACTTCGTCGCCCGCAACGAGGAGTTCGTCGCCTTCGTGAAGGACGTGGCCCAGCAGGCCGCCGAGAAGGCCACCACCGAGACCGGCGTCGGCGCCGACCTGCTCGCTCAGCCCTCCGTGGCCGAGGCCGGCCAGACCCTCAACGAGGTCCTCAACACCAAGGTCGCCAAGATCGGCGAGAAGATCGACATCCGTCGCTTCGCCCGCTACACCGCCGAGGGCACCAACCTCGTCGGCACCTACATCCACCTCGGCGGCAAGATCGGCGTGTTGATCGAGCTGATCTCGGACAAGGACATCAGCACCAGCGGCGACGCCCAGGAGCTGGCCCGCGACCTGGCCATGCAGGTCGCCGCCTCCAGCCCCGCCTTCGTCTCGCGCACCGAGGTCCCCGCCGAGCAGACCGAGGCCGAGCGCCGGATCCTCTCCGAGCAGGACGAGATCAAGGCCAAGCCCGAGGCCGTCCGGGGCAAGATCGTCGAGGGCCGCATCAACAAGTACTTCGAGCAGGTCTGCCTCCTCGAGCAGCCCTTCATCAAGGAGCCCGGCAAGAGCGTGACCGACGTGATCAACGAGCGCGCGAGCAAGCTCGGCGCCAAGATGAGCGTCAAGCGCTTCGCCCGCTTCGTGCTCGGCGAGGGCATCGAGAAGAAGGTCGAGGACTTCGCGGCCGAAGTCGCCGCCCAGATGGGCAAGTAA
- the rpsB gene encoding 30S ribosomal protein S2, translating into MPVAPMKSLLEAGVHFGHQTRRWNPKMRPYIFAERNGIYIIDLQKTSRYLDAAYYFVRDMVAQGKNICFVGTKKQAQETIREEAERCNMFFVNQRWLGGMLTNFETIKKRIARLKELEQMKVDGSYDRLPKKEVSLLEKEAFKLERLLGGIKNLPGRRPDVVFVIDTKKEHLAIKEARKLGIPVVAVVDTNCDPDEVDYIIPGNDDAIRAIKVLTEKIADAVLEGKQGVQHAAGTTEQLEAVSI; encoded by the coding sequence ATGCCCGTCGCACCTATGAAGAGCCTGCTCGAGGCCGGCGTCCACTTCGGTCACCAGACCCGTCGCTGGAACCCCAAGATGCGTCCCTACATCTTCGCCGAGCGCAACGGCATCTACATCATCGACCTCCAGAAGACCTCGCGCTACCTGGACGCCGCGTACTACTTCGTGCGCGACATGGTCGCCCAGGGCAAGAACATCTGCTTCGTCGGCACGAAGAAGCAGGCGCAGGAGACCATCCGCGAGGAGGCCGAGCGCTGCAACATGTTCTTCGTCAACCAGCGCTGGCTCGGCGGCATGCTGACCAACTTCGAGACCATCAAGAAGCGGATCGCCCGCCTCAAGGAGCTCGAGCAGATGAAGGTCGACGGCTCCTACGACCGTCTGCCCAAGAAGGAAGTCTCGCTCCTCGAGAAGGAAGCCTTCAAGCTCGAGCGTCTTCTGGGCGGCATCAAGAACCTGCCCGGCCGTCGCCCCGACGTCGTCTTCGTGATCGACACCAAGAAGGAGCACCTCGCCATCAAGGAAGCCCGCAAGCTGGGCATCCCCGTCGTGGCCGTGGTCGACACCAACTGCGATCCCGATGAGGTCGACTACATCATCCCCGGCAACGACGACGCGATCCGCGCCATCAAGGTCCTCACCGAGAAGATCGCCGACGCCGTCCTCGAGGGCAAGCAGGGCGTGCAGCACGCCGCCGGCACCACCGAGCAGCTCGAGGCCGTCTCGATCTAG